One window of the Podospora pseudocomata strain CBS 415.72m chromosome 7, whole genome shotgun sequence genome contains the following:
- a CDS encoding hypothetical protein (EggNog:ENOG503PQHZ) produces MAQHFESQPLSDIGDSDNDLDSLFGDGLDPETDLTSLLFEEVTSDPAIQLQPSSSSPPATSSEPRCELTLPRVQEEPVSQFTLPVVPDPLGAPLSLQDGHTSGGLVVSSTRYPHNDPPSTGAAVSGELEFLLSDAHVDLATDADWQAELQKLSEVDWAGLNQDQHVNAPTDAPEDVHQMIPTSYGENMEDSSVISIQKVHGLRYSTTAANSMVKLPRRVDEETQLAKIWEYITLRRNQKYEELYSLLELPVGEGKYLKKDLHQYLEAEQLAEVIQRIRCEKRLNGAHTKMFVVKLAYQILAKEGWGARWFGAKNANASARTRTLFWPEDSTTLLFYFAMFVYRVQDNLKSRITQQNSLARRKRDDTSRTTTPSVGQPQVSTPETECQFDTTPTTSRPCTPPDQRAPAMQTLWDSADLAVSAQRAQRSAQLPSPPTGESSPIPIRQVLETAPPEPEIPPQNGQSFFASLVNEVTINKKRKRAQALAGLQDPDIYEVEIPPNAKLTYRVFVKDGADSSDLVDTPFEFKHTDSIISEGAFDGLMASFEQAQYRRPHMWIQTPYGRRMITTSEEWDQAVLLIYNLRRAGGVVEMDVFV; encoded by the exons ATGGCCCAGCATTTTGAATCTCAACCTCTCTCCGACATTGGAGATAGCGACAACGACTTGGATTCGCTTTTTGGCGACGGCCTTGATCCCGAGACGGACCTCACTTCACTTTTATTCGAAGAAGTCACCTCGGACCCCGCCATCCAACTACagccatcctcgtcgtcaccaCCGGCGACTTCATCAGAGCCCCGATGCGAGCTCACTCTGCCAAGGGTACAAGAAGAGCCTGTTTCTCAGTTCACTTTGCCCGTTGTCCCTGATCCTCTTGGTGCCCCTTTATCGCTCCAAGATGGACACACTTCAGGTGGCCTCGTGGTTAGTAGCACCCGATATCCTCACAATGACCCTCCTAGTACCGGAGCTGCGGTATCAGGAGAGCTCGAGTTCCTGCTCAGCGACGCTCACGTGGACCTGGCCACGGATGCGGACTGGCAGGCCGAACTCCAGAAGCTCTCGGAGGTCGACTGGGCGGGTCTAAATCAAGATCAGCATGTTAATGCCCCTACAGATGCCCCGGAAGATGTCCATCAGATGATCCCAACATCCTATGGGGAGAATATGGAAGATTCTTCTGTCATTTCTATTCAAAAGGTTCACGGCCTTCGCTATTCGACCACTGCAGCAAACAGCATGGTCAAGCTGCCGCGCCGCGTGGACGAGGAAACCCAGCTTGCAAAAATCTGGGAATACATCACCCTCA GACGAAACCAGAAATACGAAGAGCTCTACAGTCTGCTTGAGCTGCCCGTGGGTGAAGGCAAGTACTTGAAGAAGGACCTGCACCAGTATCTTGAGGCCGAGCAACTTGCCGAAGTCATTCAACGCATAAGGTGTGAGAAAAGGCTTAACGGCGCACACACCAAGATGTTTGTGGTGAAGCTGGCATACCAGATACTGGCGAAAGAAGGCTGGGGAGCACGTTGGTTTGGTGCTAAGAATGCGAATGCAAGTGCCAGAACCAGAACTCTGTTTTGGCCCGAGGACTCGACAACCCTTCTGTTCTACTTCGCCATGTTTGTCTACCGCGTTCAGGACAATCTCAAATCCAGAATCACTCAGCAAAATAGCCTCGCACGCCGGAAGAGGGACGACACATCGCGGACAACCACACCTTCGGTTGGTCAACCACAAGTCAGCACCCCGGAGACAGAGTGCCAGTTTGATACCACTCCTACCACCTCGCGACCGTGCACTCCCCCGGACCAACGGGCTCCTGCTATGCAGACCTTGTGGGACAGTGCCGACCTCGCTGTATCAGCGCAGAGAGCTCAGCGCTCAGCCCAgctcccctctccacctACAGGAGAGTCATCTCCTATCCCGATTCGCCAAGTCCTCGAAACAGCACCACCCGAGCCAGAAATTCCACCGCAAAACGGCCAGTCTTTCTTTGCCTCTCTGGTGAATGAGGTGACCATCAACAAAAAGCGCAAGCGGGCCCAAGCCCTGGCCGGGCTTCAGGATCCGGATATATATGAGGTTGAGATCCCGCCCAACGCCAAGCTCACCTACCGCGTCTTTGTCAAAGATGGAGCCGATAGCAGCGACCTGGTCGACACCCCCTTTGAGTTCAAGCACACCGACTCGATAATATCAGAAGGTGCCTTTGACGGGCTGATGGCGTCGTTTGAGCAAGCGCAGTATAGAAGACCGCACATGTGGATACAGACGCCGtatgggaggaggatgattacCACGTCGGAGGAATGGGACCAGGCTGTCTTGCTGATTTATAATCTGAGGAGGGCTGGAGgtgtggtggagatggatgtttttgtttga
- the CGR1_2 gene encoding rRNA-processing protein cgr1 (EggNog:ENOG503NXSG; COG:P; COG:T) has product MSSEFQIWEVKTPYLNLHCGLGEGPYYEPATQTVRFVDIKNKKLHTVSINDPADLVTLSFDEPVTVTADIAGVDPKDKILIGAKQGLAVLDRKTGEYEYISKMEGEGVDRIRSNDGAVDPQGRFWMGSMTDFGKGDFRPEGSLLRFTQTSPPQLALTSLTIPNSVGWSPDQRTMYFTHSNAREVLAWDYDPSPSPSSVVTLSNKRIFYQHVGSGEPDGFRVDVEGNIWHAVYGESRVLKLSPEGKLIGEVRLPTRNITCVEFVGEELFITTAGDDGAAEGEESKVNGGALFRVNVGVRGVGHDLFRL; this is encoded by the exons ATGTCCTCCGAATTCCAAATCTGGGAGGTAAAAACCCCCTACCTTAACCTCCACTGCGGCCTCGGCGAAGGACCCTACTACGAACCCGCCACCCAAACCGTCCGCTTCGTCGacatcaagaacaagaagcttCACACCGTCTCCATCAACGACCCCGCCGATCTCGTCACCCTTTCTTTCGACGAgcccgtcaccgtcaccgctGACATTGCGGGCGTCGACCCCAAGGACAAGATCCTGATTGGAGCCAAGCAGGGGCTCGCGGTCCTGGACAGGAAGACGGGGGAGTACGAGTAcatctccaagatggagggggagggcgtggATAGGATCAGGAGCAATGACGGGGCGGTCGATCCCCAGGGGAGGTTCTGGATGGGGAGCATGACTGattttgggaagggggatttCCGGCCTGAGG gctccctcctccgcttcacccaaacctcccccccgcaactcgccctcacctccctcacaatCCCAAACTCTGTCGGCTGGTCCCCCGACCAGAGGACAATGTACTTTACCCACTCCAACGCGCGCGAGGTCCTGGCTTGGGATtacgacccctccccctccccttcttctgtcgtcaccctctccaacaaacGCATCTTTTACCAGCACGTCGGGAGCGGTGAACCTGACGGGTTtagggttgatgttgaaggtaACATCTGGCATGCCGTCTATGGCGAGTCCCGCGTTTTGAAGCTGAGCCCGGAGGGGAAGTtgattggggaggtgaggttgcCTACCAGAAACATCACCTGTGTGGAGTTTGTGGGCGAGGAGTTGTTCATTACTACTGCTGGGGATGACGGTGctgctgagggggaggagagcaagGTCAATGGGGGGGCGTTGTTTAGGGTTAATGTTGGGGTTAGGGGGGTGGGGCATGATTTGTTTAGGTTGTAG
- a CDS encoding hypothetical protein (EggNog:ENOG503P5BD), which produces MSQGGPAPPPSSRPSSQSPATDTNTSPQHRQQHLGQQDAPRTQSSHNPSGATVVEGNERGWQPGNRPSGVHNILNPAGSQPAPAEGSPQPTMGPTPQYGTTQGSPSRPYTIPGQSGASTPRATHAQTHPTASPAGGSSSAERGSPSSVHPYPFTARRILTPKSPRVASLSRAALRTVEPQLANLPAPTPRTSSQTNDLSMLVGPPLGAPSPYPGSHAPTRPTSGLSRSLSQPSLSHGHPMAHPRELAHPAPLKREHSGQPVFPGSPYGTPTMSSRGLPASNPHGDGRWGPGPMGTLPPAGSATRSLQISEGQTLLTITPRHGEEIVVPVDVHQASKQADEKRQRNAGASARFRQRKKEREREQQQGLQKLESRNRELERKADELEKRCQELQIERDHYRNDRNRLRDIVARTAGISEWAEGPPSPSTSRVPAPYPPAGDSRSHTPHQQPMPVSHAHSQSHSHPYPHPHPAVHPLQHPHPHPHVRPSAYGEPSMLEPPLRRRRTDSEPQMPTSSFALSTPTTLPPIAGASAFGIPPSPHITPPPGPSRLPPLRFEPQPGGTSSTTPSPAPSGPPSLPPTLPPSLPPQPITPYPPQYHRKSSYETAGWATEPRPSEGGPR; this is translated from the coding sequence ATGTCGCAGGGGGggccagcacctcccccttcttctcgtccttcttcGCAATCGCCAGCGACAGACACCAACACCTCTCCacaacaccgacaacaacatctcGGTCAACAAGATGCTCCCAGAACACAGTCGTCCCATAACCCCAGCGGAGCAACGGTAGTCGAAGGAAACGAAAGAGGCTGGCAGCCAGGAAACCGACCCTCCGGCGTACACAACATCCTTAATCCAGCAGGCTCACAACCTGCTCCTGCCGAAGGCAgcccccaaccaacaatggGGCCAACTCCTCAATATGGGACAACACAGGGCTCGCCTTCACGTCCTTATACCATCCCAGGACAGAGTGGGGCTTCCACACCAAGGGCAACTCACGCGCAGACACATCCGACAGCATCTCCGGCCGGTGGTTCCTCTTCGGCCGAGAGGGGCTCACCTTCCTCTGTCCATCCCTATCCTTTTACTGCGAGACGGATACTAACCCCAAAGTCCCCGAGAGTTGCAAGCCTTAGCAGGGCTGCTCTGCGAACAGTCGAACCTCAGCTCGCAAATTTACCCGCCCCTACTCCGAGAACTTCGTCTCAGACAAATGACCTTTCCATGCTCGTCGGCCCTCCGTTGGGAGCTCCGTCGCCATACCCCGGCTCCCACGCCCCCACGCGGCCGACCTCTGGGCTTTCTCGATCACTCTCACAGCCCAGTCTGAGCCACGGCCACCCAATGGCACACCCCCGTGAACTAGCACACCCAGCTCCCCTCAAACGTGAACACAGCGGGCAGCCAGTCTTTCCAGGCTCACCATATGGGACACCGACCATGTCAAGCAGGGGACTGCCGGCATCCAATCCTCATGGTGATGGGCGATGGGGGCCAGGGCCCATGGGCACACTTCCGCCAGCAGGCTCAGCAACTCGAAGCTTGCAGATTTCGGAAGGCCAGACTCTATTAACAATCACACCGAGGCATGGAGAGGAGATTGTGGTTCCGGTGGACGTTCACCAAGCGTCGAAGCAGGCGGATGAGAAGAGACAACGAAACGCGGGGGCTTCAGCGAGATTCAGACAGcgcaagaaggagagggagagagaacaGCAACAGGGGCTACAAAAGTTGGAGTCGAGAAACCGGGAGTTGGAAAGGAAGGcggatgagctggagaagcgGTGCCAGGAGCTACAAATTGAGCGTGACCACTACAGAAATGACCGAAATCGTCTGCGAGATATCGTTGCCCGAACGGCTGGTATCAGCGAGTGGGCGGAAGGACCACCGAGCCCGTCTACGTCAAGAGTCCCCGCACCCTATCCACCGGCAGGAGATAGCAGGTCACATacaccacaccaacaaccgATGCCAGTATCGCACGCGCACTCACAGTCACACTCTCACCCAtaccctcaccctcaccctgctgttcaccctcttcaacatccccacCCGCATCCTCATGTGCGCCCGAGCGCCTACGGGGAACCATCTATGCTCGAGCCGCCCCtgagaaggcgaagaacAGATTCCGAACCTCAGATGCCCACATCATCCTTTGCCCTTTCCACACCGACTACCCTGCCACCCATCGCTGGTGCTTCTGCGTTTGGAATCCCACCGTCTCCCCATATTACACCACCCCCGGGACCTTCACGACTACCCCCTCTTCGATTCGAGCCCCAGCCGGGAGGaacttcctcgacgacaCCATCACCTGCCCCCAGCGGCCCTCCCTCTCTGCCACCGACGCTTCCCccgtccctcccccctcaaccgATCACACCATACCCGCCTCAATACCACCGAAAGAGCTCGTACGAAACCGCCGGTTGGGCTACCGAGCCACGACCTTCTGAGGGAGGACCGAGGTGA
- a CDS encoding hypothetical protein (EggNog:ENOG503P1SR) — protein MADSPRSPKRRRILASINRPDHDAGSDSDEYGPRPAGQPSKTYRDMPRHKSTPPGEEPPDAKDEPHQSEKQDDPMPTDGSNQTPEADGNSTKPKPTKFRFKSKSSRSRRDRDKDREERDLDRDKRRSSSRDRTSSQSHRHRHRSRSPSDKHRRSSHRHHHQHRSSRRRRPPSPQQPDPFAPDPLDPETAFRESLFDAMADDEGAAYWEAIYGQPIHIYSNPEHVNPATGHLEKMTDEEYAEYVRQKMWEKTHAGLLEEREKRKKQKEEQAKKDEERRRIEKEMERSFIRGEERRVKRSWRTRFERYLQKWEEWVKDAAPGAEKIPWPIGVERDEEGGFRAGEVRTFFVNGLGLEETGEKEFVARLKEERVRWHPDKIQQRLLGGSGTVDKGVMRDVTAVFQVVDGLWGELRRNMGK, from the coding sequence ATGGCAGACTCACCACGCTCGCCCAAGAGGCGGCGTATTCTCGCCTCAATCAACCGCCCAGATCACGATGCCGGCAGCGATAGCGATGAATACGGCCCAAGACCAGCAGGCCAACCAAGCAAGACGTATCGCGATATGCCCCGCCATaaatcaacccctccaggcGAGGAACCACCAGACGCCAAAGATGAACCGCATCAGTCAGAGAAACAGGACGATCCTATGCCTACAGATGGCTCAAACCAAACCCCAGAAGCAGACGGCAACTCTACGAAGCCGAAACCCACCAAATTCCGCTTCAAATCCAAgtcctcccgctcccgccgaGATCGCGATAAAGACCGGGAGGAAAGGGATCTCGACAGAGACAAACGCAGATCCAGCTCCAGAGACCGCACCTCCTCGCaatcccaccgccaccgtcaCAGGTCCCGCTCCCCCTCCGACAAACACCGCCGCTCCtcccaccgtcaccaccaccaacaccgctcctcccgccgccgccggcccccctccccccaacaacccgaCCCCTTTGCCCCGGACCCTCTAGATCCAGAAACCGCCTTCCGCGAATCCCTCTTCGACGCCatggccgacgacgaaggcGCCGCATACTGGGAAGCCATCTACGGCCAGCCAATCCACATTTATTCCAACCCCGAACATGTCAACCCCGCCACCGGCCACCTAGAAAAGATGACAGATGAGGAATACGCCGAGTATGTCCGTCAGAAGATGTGGGAGAAGACCCATGCTGGCCTGTTGGAAGAACGGGAGAAGcgcaaaaagcaaaaagaggaacaggccaagaaggacgaagaaagaaggaggataGAAAAAGAAATGGAGAGGAGTTTTATacgaggggaggagaggcggGTGAAACGGTcatggaggacgaggtttGAGAGGTATCTACAGAaatgggaggagtgggttAAAGATGCTGCGCCGGGGGCGGAGAAGATTCCTTGGCCGATTGGAGtggagagggatgaggaggggggttttagggcgggggaggtgaggacCTTTTTTGTGAATgggctggggctggaggagactggggagaaggagtttgTGGCtaggttgaaggaggagagggtgaggtggcaTCCGGATAAGATACAGCagcggttgttgggggggtcgGGGACGGTGGATAAGGGGGTTATGAGGGATGTCACGGCGGTTTTTCAGGTTGTGGATGGGTTGTGGGGGGAGCTGAGGAGGAATATGGGGAAGTGA
- a CDS encoding hypothetical protein (EggNog:ENOG503P8EM), which produces MYGTPRTSWVMRETHISRSSEHLTSLGLSIPQFTRLPHPAIHRSVELLSFVALPRKKPNQHFDHQPFTTVNMRFAPILAGFAALVVAQDTTTVVDTTSIDPTDTAAISSIASSAASVSSVVSSALESVSTSAESELNSISTSADSVLSSFSSAIATATGADRDSLTSELAGYTSTVASRVSSATEAAGSASSSATNAGPQQTAAVAMGALFGGAALLANF; this is translated from the exons ATGTACGGTACGCCGCGTACGTCTTGGGTCATGCGAGAGACACATATAAGTAGGTCCTCTGAGCATCTGACCTCACTAGGACTTTCCATCCCACAATTCACCCGTCTGCCTCACCCTGCTATCCATCGTTCTGTCGAGTTGCTGTCTTTTGTCGCTTTACCTCGCAAAAAGCCTAACCAACACTTTGATCACCAACCCTTCACAACCGTCAACATGCGTTTCGCTCCTATCCTCGCCGGCTTTGCTGCCCTTGTTGTT GcccaagacaccaccaccgttgtcgacaccaccagcatCGACCCCACAGACACCGCCGCTATCTCGTCCATTGCTTCCAGCGCGGCCTCTGTCTCCTCCGTCGTCAGCTCTGCCCTTGAGTCGGTGAGCACCTCTGCCGAGTCAGAGCTCAACTCCATCAGCACCAGCGCCGACTCTGTGCTCTCCAGCTTCAGCTCTGCCATCGCCACTGCCACCGGCGCCGACAGAGATTCCCTCACCTCGGAGCTGGCCGGCTACACCTCCACCGTCGCTTCCCGTGTCAGCTCCGCCACCGAGGCTGCCGGGTCTGCCTCCAGCTCTGCCACCAACGCCGGCCCTCAACAGACGGCCGCCGTCGCCATGGGTGCCCTCTTTGGTGGTGCCGCCCTCTTGGCCAACTTTTAA
- the AVO1 gene encoding Component of a membrane-bound complex containing the Tor2p kinase (COG:T; EggNog:ENOG503NVQ5), with product MSVIQVEDLVLYQLRTSYLNDIADGVGERLFTLNENFLNSAPFKSAGWRPNPALIKRTHSPPIPTAIASEYFQAPKAAGLTLEDEGEENGLFPGGVPETLGPSLATKRRRRREQMEEDDSSDLSDESDDEPDQRAAQQIKFAKMPVRNRSGSSPLQSSNLRQMTTVSPARPVPRRGSQSALETVKERVRRDTVTSSEVSSENEFESSGYHRHREAARQAAARAAKLSVKLTEPTEGIKRQGSELLEEEAESDSDASDMSSAFIESIDSASILEAVKNPMNASLREQVVGTPPREFTRRMTIRKSAMPLPLHLPVGDLPPPRPLSTIRPISMIQPKSLLSAALKAKKTKPTLPFDGFASLSGQGDPNPIMLRIYAPFSKQPSKPFEVLIRRTVHEGEGGDRAVTVADLIGLSLWRYNEEKLEPPLPSDKLNVNWWTLRMVEEDGEVDDDFPPLERKKQLTSFTTANNRAGRARSASKVYDIFALSQASQDEFEENQRVTPQFEQEAGGEEEDKDLTPKGTPRPEAVLGAPAPPRENPVLNTGYKAGTMFADVPQSTQPTAPASRGEKRLLRIHIHSSDAAPGQMLTLDVSTETWLAEVLDTACRKRQLDKANHVLKVPNTGTVVMLDRTVASLGNITELDLYRRRFATDGPLTMTGSPSSSSPRPVLFSDNSSWTKAKKSKLLGTHPLAKEVLKQDELGLSTQVRKYTVWRKQPMRLLSEKLFAIDSEHVHIMPASGTKSGDLDSKMTSIHFSNVVGCKVSRKHPTNFKLVVYKSTESKRYDFVTSSPESAAEIVQELKKGISPYREV from the exons ATGTCTGTCATTCAAGTCGAAGA TTTGGTCTTGTACCAACTCCGAACCAGCTACTTGAACGATATCGCTGATGGAGTTGGCGAGCGTCTTTTCACTTTGAACGAGAACTTCCTCAATTCAGCACCTTTCAAATCGGCAGGATGGCGCCCAAATCCCGCTCTCATCAAGAGGACTCATTCGCCTCCGATTCCAACGGCCATTGCTTCCGAGTATTTCCAGGCCCCCAAGGCGGCTGGACTAACGCTGGAAGATGAGGGCGAAGAAAATGGCTTGTTTCCAGGTGGTGTTCCGGAGACACTTGGGCCAAGTCTAGCGACGAaacggcggcgccggcgtGAGCAAatggaggaagatgacagcAGCGATCTTAGCGATGAAAGCGACGATGAGCCTGATCAACGTGCTGCCCAGCAGATAAAATTTGCGAAGATGCCTGTGCGCAACCGATCAGGTTCCTCTCCTCTGCAATCATCCAATCTACGGCAGATGACCACCGTTTCACCTGCTCGCCCTGTCCCAAGGAGAGGCTCGCAGTCCGCTCTCGAAACTGTCAAAGAACGGGTTAGACGCGACACGGTGACGAGTAGTGAGGTCTCTTCGGAGAATGAATTTGAGTCATCAGGTTATCACAGGCACAGGGAAGCCGCCCGACAAGCGGCAGCTAGAGCCGCCAAGCTGTCGGTCAAGCTCACCGAGCCCACCGAGGGCATCAAGAGACAGGGAAGTGAACTtctcgaggaagaggcggagTCCGATTCTGATGCCTCGGATATGTCTTCGGCTTTCATTGAGAGCATCGACTCAGCATCCATTTTGGAGGCTGTGAAGAACCCTATGAACGCTTCGCTTCGGGAACAGGTTGTGGGCACACCACCCAGGGAGTTCACGCGAAGGATGACGATACGGAAGTCGGCAATGCCCTTGCCTCTACACTTACCGGTGGGCgatctaccaccaccccgtccgTTGAGCACAATTCGGCCCATCAGCATGATCCAGCCGAAGAGTTTGTTATCCGCAGCTCTGAAAGCCAAGAAGACGAAGCCAACCTTGCCGTTCGATGGATTTGCTTCGCTTTCTGGTCAGGGAGACCCGAATCCCATCATGCTGCGCATTTATGCCCCATTTTCGAAGCAGCCCTCAAAACCATTCGAGGTTCTTATTCGGCGGACGGTTcatgagggagaaggcggcgacCGAGCCGTAACGGTTGCCGACCTAATTGGTTTGAGCTTGTGGCGATATAACGAAGAAAAGCTGGAGCCACCACTTCCCAGCGACAAGCTCAATGTGAACTGGTGGACTCTACGAatggttgaggaagatggcgaagTCGATGATGACTTCCCACCCTTGGAGCGCAAAAAGCAGCTCACGTCATTCACAACAGCGAACAACAGGGCCGGAAGAGCCCGTTCAGCTTCCAAAGTCTACGACATTTTTGCTTTGTCGCAAGCTTCACAGGATGAATTTGAAGAGAACCAGCGGGTGACACCGCAGTTCGAGCAAGAAGCcggcggcgaagaggaggataaggACCTTACTCCCAAGGGCACGCCCCGACCCGAGGCCGTCTTGGGTGCTCCCGCGCCGCCTAGAGAGAACCCCGTCCTCAACACGGGATACAAGGCAGGCACCATGTTCGCCGATGTGCCTCAATCTACCCAGCCTACCGCACCTGCGTCCCGCGGTGAGAAGAGGCTCCTTCGCATTCACATTCACTCGTCAGATGCTGCACCAGGGCAGATGCTCACACTCGACGTCAGCACCGAAACGTGGTTAGCCGAAGTTCTGGACACGGCGTGTAGAAAACGCCAGCTAGACAAGGCCAATCATGTGTTGAAGGTTCCGAATACCGGCACCGTGGTGATGCTTGACCGAACGGTCGCTTCGTTGGGCAATATCACAGAATTAGATCTGTACCGTCGGCGCTTTGCCACAGACGGGCCGCTCACCATGACGGGTTCGCCAAGCAGCTCGTCACCTAGGCCGGTTCTGTTTTCTGATAACTCCAGCTGGACCAAGGCGAAGAAATCCAAGCTTTTGGGTACCCATCCGTTGGCAAAGGAGGTCCTGAAGCAGGATGAGCTTGGACTCAGCACCCAGGTCAGAAAGTACACAGTTTGGCGGAAGCAGCCGATGCGGTTGCTGTCAGAGAAGCTGTTTGCCATTGACAGTGAGCATGTCCACATCATGCCAGCCTCTGGCACCAAGAGCGGGGATCTCGATTCCAAGATGACATCCATCCACTTCAGCAATGTGGTGGGCTGCAAGGTTTCACGCAAGCACCCGACCAATTTCAAG CTCGTGGTGTACAAGTCTACCGAGAGCAAGAGGTACGACTTTGTGACCAGCAGCCCGGAATCCGCGGCAGAGATTGTTCAAGAACTCAAGAAGGGCATTTCGCCATACCGAGAAGTCTGA
- a CDS encoding hypothetical protein (EggNog:ENOG503NYXH; COG:S), translated as MTTYSLIAEYTARATGDDKKSNWMMLGEVYGPLTPQGPRCLAHLSRRQRAPPKPNRDNCEAINCLPPTNPNPQFQSSSSARKRHHLINMGLVDYSDSDSDAEIPQPQAQKPASVPAASAANNKKSFQKLVGGSGKIVVNLPTTSAADKIADNDGPPAKRAKTTTGGSRFGNFGSFLPPPKKTTAIAASSDSSARQPGSAPAPRVNLRTGTEPAFVRGGDDGYGDSSSTSGGGGLNLPAPKKSSGPSIPEGQKPESEVKLVGKPLMFKPLSVARKKTGLNAKKKTTATATVAKTEVPARVSTPTEAVITDPPVPPSPQKKHVSLFSIDDDEDAPPPVPTATTTTGAYEPLFTVPEPSPTLQHAHDVTAPYPVETTQPSYPVPDAFAGLSKAARRELFGRSDQVPTNMINFNMEAEYNSNEALRQSGEQQVYNPIRSIAPGKHSLRQVVNMAQNNQSALEDSFAKGKQNKSDAAGRYGWK; from the exons ATGACAACGTATTCTCTAATCGCCGAGTATACTGCCAGAGCAACCGGTGACGATAAGAAGTCGAA TTGGATGATGCTTGGTGAGGTGTATGGCCCGCTCACCCCCCAGGGTCCCAGATGCTTGGCGCATTTGTCACGGCGACAGAGAGCCCCACCGAAGCCGAACAGGGATAATTGTG AAGCAATCAACTGTTTGCCTCCtacaaacccaaacccccaattTCAATCATCGTCATCGGCGCGCAAACGACATCATTTGATCAATATGGGCTTGGTGGACTACTCAGACTCGGATTCCGATGCCGAAATTCCACAACCACAGGCACAGAAACCAGCGTCTGTCCCGGCAGCTAGCGCCGCAAACAATAAGAAGTCATTTCAGAAGCTTGTCGGAGGCTCAGGCAAGATCGTTGTCAACTTACCGACCACGAGCGCGGCAGACAAGATTGCCGACAATGACGGGCCACCCGCGAAACGCGCCAAAACGACGACCGGCGGAAGTCGATTCGGCAACTTTGGCTCTTTcttaccaccaccgaagAAAACAACTGCCATCGCTGCATCATCCGATTCCTCTGCGAGGCAGCCAGGCTCAGCGCCGGCACCAAGGGTGAACTTGAGGACAGGCACGGAACCAGCTTTTGtaagaggaggagacgacGGCTATGGCGATAGCTCATCGACATCAGGAGGCGGtggcctcaacctcccagcTCCCAAAAAGAGCTCTGGTCCATCAATACCCGAGGGTCAGAAACCAGAATCGGAGGTCAAGTTGGTGGGGAAGCCGCTCATGTTCAAGCCGCTTTCAGttgcgaggaagaagactgGCCTGAACGCCAAAAAGAagacgacagcaacagcgACAGTAGCGAAGACTGAGGTTCCAGCGCGGGTGTCGACACCGACAGAAGCAGTGATCACAGACCCGCCAGTACCCCCGAGTCCGCAAAAGAAACATGTCTCCCTGTTCTCtatcgacgacgacgaagatgctcctccacctgtcCCCACggccacaacaaccacggGCGCCTACGAGCCTTTATTTACAGTCCCAGAACCCTCTCCTACCTTACAACACGCACATGATGTCACAGCACCTTACCCTGTAGAAACAACCCAACCTTCATACCCGGTACCGGACGCGTTTGCCGGCCTTTCCAAGGCAGCCCGCCGTGAGCTTTTTGGTCGCTCGGACCAAGTACCGACCAACATGATAAACTTCAACATGGAAGCCGAATACAActccaacgaagccctcaGACAGTCGGGTGAACAGCAGGTTTACAATCCGATCAGATCGATTGCTCCAGGCAAGCACAGCTTGAGACAGGTGGTCAACATGGCCCAGAACAACCAGAGTGCCCTGGAGGATAGCTTTGCCAAAGGCAAGCAGAACAAAAGTGACGCTGCAGGGAGATATGGATGGAAGTGA